A part of Heterodontus francisci isolate sHetFra1 unplaced genomic scaffold, sHetFra1.hap1 HAP1_SCAFFOLD_1162, whole genome shotgun sequence genomic DNA contains:
- the LOC137366725 gene encoding ral guanine nucleotide dissociation stimulator-like 1 produces MEFNLDKCENTILNDKMMCFNIKRSRRQSKSFESPNRPVDTVSSRVSSSLSSVSSTSSPSSPKVPKRSILAAVCNWIQKGSGRSTSGNCVPECSPSVTACFSKGAFPGCRHYNIENIQEDDHLYNSTLRSSPKQTLEPEPSENSQFTQTNSQDRELVISEQAIVFHAWYPTNPALLLRIPDTDKMAWLQTQSCSTLPRAPKRDLNAHTKQDYTVRRRTFYAGFLCLQWIPKLGRMR; encoded by the exons atggagtttaatttggacaaatgtgag AACACAATATTGAATGATAAAATGATGTGCTTTAACATCAAGCGTTCCAGACGACAATCAAAGTCATTTGAG TCACCCAATCGCCCTGTGGACACCGTCTCCTCGCGAGTATCATCCTCGCTTAGTAGTGTGTCGTCAACATCATCACCATCCAGTCCCAAGGTTCCCAAGCGTTCCATCCTGGCAGCCGTCTGTAATTGGATCCAGAAGGGTTCTGGTCGATCAACTTCAGGCAATTGTGTTCCCGAGTGTTCTCCCTCAGTGACTGCCTGCTTTTCTAAAGGGGCATTTCCTGGGTGCAGGCACTATAACATCGAGAACATCCAAGAGGATGACCATCTGTACAACAGCACTTTG AGATCCTCACCCAAGCAGACCCTGGAACCAGAACCTTCTGAGAATTCTCAGTTCACACAGACCAATTCACAAGATCGAG AGTTGGTGATATCAGAGCAGGCCATTGTGTTCCATGCTTGGTACCCTACGAACCCTGCCCTTCTCCTAAGAATTCCTGACACAGACAAAATGGCTTGGCTGCAAACGCAATCGTGCTCAACACTACCCAGAGCACCAAAGAGGGACCTTAACGCGCACACGAAGCAGGATTACACTGTGAGGAGACGAACTTTTTATGCAG ggttcctgtgtcttcaatggattccaaagctggggagAATGAGATGA